CATAAGCCCTAAGCTGTGCCTTTGAAGCATTGAAATCATCGGCAACTACAAGGAGTATTTGAGATGAAGAAAACAGTAGTGAACAGAAACTTAGAGTAATTAAGAAAACTTTTATCATAAAGTATGGTACTATTAGAAAGTTTTGATTTAAATAAAATTGGAAAATATGATGGGTATAACGATAAAACAAGCTACAGCTGATGACGCAAAGTTCTTGGCGCAAATGATATTAAAAAGTTCTCGTGCAGGTAAAAAGACGGGTCTATTCGACTTCTTATTTGAGATGAAACCTGAAGATGAGATCATCGCTAAACTGGAACAACTGACACAAACCGAGTCAAAAAGTCATTGCCATTATAAAAATTTTCTAATTGCCCAGATAGATGGAAAATGTGTAGGAACACTCTGTAGCTATGAACCTAGAATATCCAACAAAGAAACATTTATAAAAGCCCTGCAGGAGATAGGGTGTTGTGAAGATGCAAACAAAATTTTAGAAGCTTTTTACGATTGTAGTTTTGATGTAAGAAAAAGCACGTTAATGTTTGATTTTATGGAGGAGTTAGACGGTTTTGTAGATGTAGGAGTCTTAAAAGCTCTTATGCAAAAGTCACTTCTAACTGCTCGCCTTAAAGGGTATAGAAGAGCACAAACTATCATAGAGATAGGTTCACTCGAAACTGAGATGTTTTACAAAAAACTTGGCTTTATCTTTGTAGAACAAAAAGAGTGTGAAGGGTATAGAGAAACATTCGGGCGTAACGGGATTATGCTTTTTGAGATAGAGTTTTAGGATAGATTCATAGAACCTTCAATTCTCTCAATTATTCCTCCCCTTTTAGCAATTTTTTTAGCACTTTATACAAAAAATGTACTTCTCTCATTATTTGGTGCAATCTTTTTAGGTCTCTTCTTTATATACGATTTTTCTATTTTTGCAACTTTTAGCGGTGTTCTAGAACTCTTCACAACATTACTCTCCAAAGGGTGGATATTAAAAACTTTAGGGTTTGCTATTCTTGTTGGAAGCATTATGGAGATTTTAGAACGCTCTGGTGCGATCGGTTCATTTGTAAAATATATGACGGAAAAGCGTGCATTAGTAAACTCTCCCCGCTCGGCATTAATGATTAGTTACATTA
Above is a window of Sulfurimonas marina DNA encoding:
- a CDS encoding acyl-CoA acyltransferase, whose protein sequence is MMGITIKQATADDAKFLAQMILKSSRAGKKTGLFDFLFEMKPEDEIIAKLEQLTQTESKSHCHYKNFLIAQIDGKCVGTLCSYEPRISNKETFIKALQEIGCCEDANKILEAFYDCSFDVRKSTLMFDFMEELDGFVDVGVLKALMQKSLLTARLKGYRRAQTIIEIGSLETEMFYKKLGFIFVEQKECEGYRETFGRNGIMLFEIEF